A genomic region of Candidozyma auris chromosome 5, complete sequence contains the following coding sequences:
- the TFC4 gene encoding transcription factor TFIIIC subunit TFC4 — translation MAAAQEDMQNPLSDFSSASGSEYNTESEYDDDIISEDEDIDPALPRASRSKGGKSKKPSASEARAAQLTRQIYADFDAVDEENPQPVIFSDDEYDDEDYVDEENQMDIDDEGDLLSNLRSAAHMKRKGPKSSQGYKRQVMRSKEMDPELRTYMSRANAAFVRGDLESAWKSYIDVIKIDNKNFNAYKTLAEISQMQGNYGRSCCYMFMAALSSPSDTGLWGQVAELSTELGFIDQAIYCYTRAIAAKNNEHDYEHILNRSQLYKEKKQFGRALEGLQRLQTQYPEESDVVKVLAEVYVAQRRNNDAINLYMRMLERNMNPSDAIKVPRFGWSELNILLELYINQESWIQAISVLKLVARWIQRRSDETWWDEQDDDAEFDDRRPLAIRKKKPQMFEKCVNRPHHLPIDIRFKLGCLRLELDQKDEAVTHLRFLNREADKRDVADLFYSAGKNLELKGHYEEAISFLKEVDDDDLTTDTAIHLGQCYYELGDFKNAKVQSLKALRGDPDNVDVKLNLVQALIGLDERDAAKKLLQEIENDSLNKRDKEDKAAESSILDDEDNLALIGSARNYKDTKKEAMTEEKKAEIEKTATRMVLEKFSRMEKLQEQIDRNNNVAAMAWMKLASQLIDMFTSIKAFFPRSTRDGFRGVVMYLRRKQDSDIYNRLARIHNLYEGISDTTASKATLISKSEFRGLTYDQWLYIFVQNALLLRYFNNDIKEAVNILEVAFDVNVFIQDKQRSMLLRLARLSLAINQQDFIVSVCNNVRYVLSSTQFSSTIYATFMCCFASGISAWAAFSNYNHQKYFLRQLKAYDSLRTSTEVSGAAHVTVDVKNMKFDKELPSLLYIYACLLGSNRTFSSPIVYLTRAYKEYYNDPTICLMLGLAHVHRSMQRNSSNRHMQLLQGISYLLEYKEHRSVNSTIYEKQEIEYNFGRLFHMLGLPALAIDHYNKVLSFHEQLQNDPDYDLSIDAAYNLTLIYTINGNTKMTQNLTNKYLTI, via the coding sequence atggcGGCTGCACAAGAAGATATGCAAAACCCTTTGTCAGATTTCAGCCTGGCTCTGGGACTGGAGTACAACACTGAACTGGAATACGACGACGATATCATCtctgaggatgaagatatCGATCCTGCCTTACCTCGTGCTTCCAGATCTAAAGGAGGAAAGCTGAAGAAACCGAGTGCTAGTGAGGCCAGAGCTGCTCAATTGACTCGTCAAATCTACGCTGattttgatgctgttgatgaagaaaatcctCAACCTGTGATCTTCTCGGATGACGAATATGACGATGAGGATTATGTGGATGAGGAGAATCAGATGGATATAGACGACGAAGGCGATCTTTTAAGTAATTTGAGAAGCGCTGCTCacatgaaaagaaagggTCCAAAAAGCTCCCAGGGATACAAAAGGCAGGTGATGCGTAGTAAAGAGATGGACCCGGAGTTGAGAACATACATGTCTCGAGCCAATGCTGCCTTTGTTCGTGGGGACCTCGAGTCAGCCTGGAAGAGTTACATTGACGTCATCAAGATTGACAATAAGAACTTCAATGCTTACAAGACGTTGGCTGAAATCAGCCAAATGCAAGGTAACTatggaagaagctgctGCTACATGTTTATGGCAGCTCTCTCGAGCCCGTCAGATACTGGTTTATGGGGCCAGGTTGCTGAACTTAGTACTGAACTCGGTTTTATTGACCAGGCCATATACTGTTACACGAGGGCAATTGCTGCCAAGAATAACGAGCACGACTATGAGCATATTCTCAACCGTTCCCAGCTATAtaaggaaaagaaacagtTTGGCCGTGCTCTTGAGGGTTTGCAAAGACTTCAGACCCAATATCCCGAGGAGAGTGATGTGGTTAAGGTTTTAGCCGAGGTGTATGTGGCTCAGAGGAGAAACAACGACGCTATTAACTTGTACATGCGTATGTTGGAGCGAAACATGAATCCTAGTGATGCTATCAAGGTGCCGCGCTTCGGTTGGTCTGAACTCAATATCTTATTGGAGCTCTATATCAATCAGGAATCCTGGATTCAGGCAATTAGCGTCTTGAAGCTAGTTGCTCGATGGATCCAGAGGAGAAGTGACGAAACATGGTGGGATGAACAGGACGACGATGCTGAATTTGATGACAGACGCCCTCTTGCTATTCGGAAAAAGAAACCCCAGATGTTCGAAAAATGCGTGAATAGGCCGCATCATTTGCCTATCGATATCAGGTTCAAGTTAGGGTGCCTACGTCTAGAGTTGGACCAGAAAGACGAAGCTGTTACCCATTTACGCTTCTTGAATCGTGAAGCGGACAAGCGAGACGTTGCAGACTTATTTTACAGTGCGGGCAAAAATCTAGAGTTAAAGGGACACTACGAGGAAGCGATCAGTTTTCTTAAGGAGgtcgatgatgatgatctcaCAACAGACACGGCGATCCATTTGGGACAATGCTACTATGAGCTCGGTGATTTTAAGAATGCAAAAGTCCAATCTTTGAAAGCTCTTCGAGGTGATCCAGATAATGTGGATGTCAAATTGAATTTAGTCCAGGCACTTATTGGTTTAGACGAAAGAGATGCAGCAaaaaaacttctccaagagaTCGAGAATGATTCTCTTAATAAAAGAGACAAAGAGGACAAAGCTGCCGAATCTTCAATTctcgatgatgaagataacCTAGCGCTCATAGGAAGTGCAAGAAATTACAAAGACACGAAGAAGGAGGCGATGacagaggaaaaaaaagccgaaattgaaaagacgGCAACAAGGATGGTGCTCGAAAAGTTTAGCCGAATGGAAAAGTTACAGGAGCAGATAGACCGGAACAACAATGTAGCGGCGATGGCATGGATGAAACTTGCGTCGCAGCTCATTGACATGTTCACTAGTATCAAAGCTTTCTTTCCTAGGAGTACACGTGATGGTTTTCGTGGGGTCGTGATGTATCTTCGCCGCAAGCAAGATCTGGATATCTATAATAGATTGGCAAGGATTCATAACCTCTATGAGGGAATTTCTGACACAACTGCATCCAAAGCTACTCTTATTTCAAAATCGGAGTTTCGTGGTCTAACCTACGATCAATGGCTCTATATCTTTGTTCAAAACGCTCTTCTCCTCCGTTATTTTAATAACGACATCAAGGAAGCAGTCAATATCTTGGAAGTTGCTTTTGATGTGAATGTGTTCATACAAGATAAACAGAGGCTGATGCTACTTCGTCTTGCACGACTCTCACTTGCTATTAATCAGCAAGACTTCATTGTCTCTGTGTGCAACAACGTTCGTTATGTTCTATCATCCACACAGTTTTCCTCGACTATTTATGCCACTTTTATGTGTTGCTTCGCCTCTGGAATCTCCGCCTGGGCAGCTTTCAGCAACTATAACCATCAGAAATACTTTTTAAGACAGCTCAAAGCGTACGACTCATTGCGAACTTCGACTGAAGTTTCGGGCGCTGCTCATGTTACTGTTGATGTGAAGAATATGAAATTCGACAAGGAGCTCCCCCTGTTACTCTACATCTACGCCTGTCTCCTTGGAAGCAACCGTACCTTCTCATCACCAATCGTTTACCTTACAAGGGCTTACAAAGAATACTATAACGATCCAACCATATGCCTCATGCTTGGTTTAGCACATGTGCATCGCTCGATGCAAAGAAACTCGTCCAACAGACACATGCAACTTCTACAAGGCATCAGCTATCTTTTGGAGTATAAAGAGCATAGAAGTGTCAACAGCACCATCTAcgaaaagcaagaaatcGAATACAACTTTGGTCGTTTGTTCCATATGCTAGGTCTTCCTGCTCTTGCGATCGACCACTACAACAAAGTACTAAGTTTTCACGAACAGCTTCAAAATGACCCCGATTATGATTTACTGATCGATGCAGCCTACAATTTGACTCTCATCTACACGATTAACGGAAACACAAAGATGACCCAAAACCTCACGAATAAATACCTAACCATTTAA